The genomic DNA CCTacacagaaaaagaaattaaagaAGACCAAGCGAAATAAACTCTCGGTACTTCTAGTTTCGGTTCTGCCTGAAGATGCGAGTGCACCACGTATACAAGAATGAGAATAAGCGCGATAAGAACGACCCCTCCAATTCCGCCACCAACAGCAATACCAACAGTAGGCCTTTAGAGAAaattatatattatatattatGTATATACGTATAAATGAACAACTcacgctttcttctctggcTCCGGCGTCGTCCTCGTTCTATTCGTCGGCGCTTCCGTTCCGTTGTAGCGCTCGCACGTCCGATTGTCGATCAGACGCACGTCAAATCTAACGGGacactcgtcgacgcacgtcgtGTTGCCGTCGAGTTCGATTAGCGTTTGCGTCTTGCATCGATCGCAGTCGGACGCCGACGGGCCCGTGCAGCTCGCCGAATCGTCGCATTGCAAGTCGCATCGCTGGCACGTCGTCATCTCGTCGGGGTTGTAGTAGCCGGGCGAACACTCGGCGACGCAGAACGTGTCGAAATCGAGAAGCGGCTTTTCGGAGGGACAGGCGGGAATGCACCGAGTCAactagaaaagagagagaaaaaaggacTATGAGCTCGTAGGAAGGATAAGCAGACGTGCATCACCGCTTCCACGCGAGATCGCGTAGGCCTCATCGGTGGACGAGTCGTAGTGCGAAGAGcggctgtcgtcgtcgtcgtcggcgtcgacgtcgtccgattGCACGCCGTCTCGTTTCTCGTTTCGTTGCACTGAACGGTCGGCACGGTCGTCggaaaacgcgtcgtcgtcgtcgtaggcACTTGCGTCGTGATCAatcgcgccgacgtcggtCGAACGCTGAGCGTGACGAGAATTCGTTCGCGGCTGTTGAAACAGCCGTTGCAGTCGGTGTCGGCGGGACCCGTGCAGCCGCAACGGCGAGTCGCCAACGAGCAGTTGTTGCACTCCGGATGACAACGACTACACATCGTGCCGTCGGCGTAATGAGTGCCGACACTGCACGAGGGAACGCACGAGCCGTCTTCTACGAACTTGGCGCATTTTTGACAGACGAGGGGAAATTGCAGCCCCAAGTTGCTGCACTCGAGACAGCCATCCTGACAATGTCGACACGCCTGAACAAAGCAAATATTTCAGCCTCGCGCTTTACAAAGACCGGTCAATTCCTACAGGAACGCTTTGTTGCAAGCCGGCTGTGACGGGTCCGTCAAAGCGTCCACTCGGACAGGTAACACCACTTTCAACACACTGATACTCagactagaaaaaaaaaacagaaagtAAGGCCACCAAAGTTTGGTGTTACTTACGGCTTCGGGGTCCCAAATTTTCTGACATCGATCACAACCGCCAGGGCCTTGAACCGCTTTCGGTCCCGTACATCCAATAGGTAATCCCGTTGGCGGGTTGGGGTTGATTTCGCACGAAGAATTACACGGCAAGCAGGTCTTGTTGTCGGCGGCACCATAGAGGCCAACGGGACAAGGGAGAAGACATTCGCCCAAGTGAATACGATTTTTGCACTCGGAGCCGGGAGGTCCGTCACTAACGCAATCGCGACTAGTCTGGACGATAAAGAAACGGAGTCGTTTTATCGTCATCACCGAGGCGGCGAATTGTACGTACCGGTCCTTTGCAAAGACGTGCGCAGACATTTGGACACGGTCGACACGTTTTCCCGTCTCTGATTGAATGATAGGGATACTGACTGCatcaaaaatcgacttttctTGACTTACGGCGCCAAATTGCACTCGGACACGCAAATACGTATGCCGGTTGACAGTTCGTCGTAGGCAAAATTCTGGCAGTTTTGACATTGCTCGGGTCCCGCGCCCCAGCATCCACTGCATTCAACGTCGCAAATATTTCCCTGGGTGTCTAAGAAGAAATCTCTTATATTAGAGTGGATCTACTTACGACACGTGTTGGATAAACTTACGACACGTGTTGTTATCCTGATTGGCTCTGACAACTAGGGCTGACTCTGGATCTCGCAATATTTGCGTCCAATTgatagaatcaataaaacaCAGACGATTGTTTCCGTCAATTGAAACGTTTCCTCGATCTATTCTCTCAAGAGAGGCCGTCTGAAGAGAAACCAAGTGAGCGTTGTCGTTGATGTAGAGAGACCAGCTGTTGACATAGGGTGTGAATCGTCCTCGAATGGCGCGCAATTTGGGTAGAAAGGAGAGATCAGTGAACGCGGGGTCGTCGACATCTGTAATGGCTAGATAGCCGTTGATTGCCGTGACGTCAGCCAAGGCAGTGACCAAATCGTCAAACGTCAACGCCTCAATGCCGGCCAATGCATCGCTGAAAATAATAAGTGATTATAGAGTCCCCTGCCCCCTAGAATTTATACCCTGTAAAGGAGACTCGATCGATGTGAATGCTGCCTTCCACAATGCTGCAACCCGCAAACGATGCGATGTTTCCTTTGTGAAGCACTGGTCCAACCTGTTCAACTCCCGCGCACTCtatatacaaaaaaaacaatgcaGATATATTCtaagcgttttcgtcgcttaCTCGTCGGTGGAACGCAAGGTGAACTGCAAAGTTCACACATCCCTGTTTTTTCATTGAACATGTCGACTTCGTTAATGATGGTATCTTCCTGGCAATCAGGACTGCACGACGGAACTGGTCTGTTGGGTTGCAGTAAGTGagctacgaaaaaaaaacatagaATTTAAATCGTCGCTCATTGCTATATTTGGAGAGTGTACCCATACCAGGACATTCTGCCGGAGCGATGCAAAGACGAGTGCCGACGAAATCAAGTTCTGAAGGCTGACATCCAGCTCTGCAAGTCAAACCGTCACTGTCTTTAGAATTCTTGCACTCCTACACAGAGAGTGAACGCgtgtgaaaaaaaatctctGATTTATCAATCACTTCGCAAAATCTATCACTGGAAGGACCCACACAGCCGGCCGCACACTCCTCGTGACAACAGTCCAATACGCTCATGGCATTCGGCGCACATCGACTTGAGCACGATGGTGGACATACAACTTTGGACACTAATCAAAAAGCCGTTTGCCCAAAGGAAATTGACACAGGACCACTCTGCAACTACGGGTGAATGAATCCTTACAGGGGCGTTGGCATACTCCTGGCGACCAACACCGACTGCCGTTACAAGAAGGGCACGGAGAACCTAAAATCAACAATTATCCCGCATTCTAAGAATATAAAACGCCATTACATCCCGACGAATTCAAGCCGAAATTCGTCCCATTTCCCTCCAAGATATCGTCCCATCGAATCGTGTCGACGTAGCATAGTCGACTATTATTTCGGAATAGCGCCGCGCCTGTCGACACCTCGACGAGGGCGCCGAgattcaattcgacgagagcggGATTGTCGATGACGGCAAGGGCGGCGGACGCGTTTTGCGACGacaatcgatcgacgaaaagtCGCTCGCCGCGAACGAGTTTGAGCGAGGGCAAGTCGACTTTCGTCAGATCGGTCCGATAGACGAGAAGGTAGCCGCTTATCACTTCGATTGTGCTCAGGTTCAAactggcggcggcgtcggcggcgagaccgacgagctcgacgtttccgtcgacgacgacacacCCATCGAGGCGAGTGCGGAGGCGAGCGAGGCGTTGGTCGGGCGTGGAGCCATGAAGACGGATCGTCGTGCCGTAGTTCGTGCCGCGACACGTTCGCGGCGCAACTAGAATGCGGTAAAAAAACGTGGATGCCGCCTCCTTTGCCGCGACAGGAATGTCTAGCAACGCTCTTGTCTTACCTGATCGAACAGGAATGGCGAGTAGGCAAAAAAGAACAACAATAGGCGCTAGGGAAAAGCTCGATTCCCGTGTCCTTGTCCTAGGCATTCTAGCAAAAAAGTGGCAATCGATACGCGTGAGGTAACCCGTACGACCGTACCTAGAGGTGTGTAATGATGTCATGTGGTCATTAGATATGTCATATGCATagaataaattttgtttAGTTATTAGATGTTCTTCCTGAATCGTTCCGCAGTTTCGCCATTGCGTTGCCCAACGTGAGCCGATGTCCCAGTCGTGCGACGCCCAACTCTTTCAGGTCGTCTTTCGACATGTCGACGAGATGGCGACcttcgatttcgttctcAACGAATGTCTTCGCGTACTCTTCCAAGCCCAGCGACCCAAGCCAATCCGAGACGTCACCAACCGTCCACTCGCTAAACGACTTTCTTTCGAATCCTTTTCCGCCGCTCGTCTCAGTCGCGGCCGTCAATTGCGTGGCGGCACTATCGAAAGAAGACCATGACAACAAAATACACGCAAACGTTACTTTCCATACCGTTTTGTTTCGGTgttttcgttgtcgtcgagagaagGCGGCGGCAATGACGGCACAGGCGGAGGCGGGCCCAATTCATCTTCTAGTAAAGGTGGCGGAGCTTCTGTTGGAAttggaggcggcggaggttCCGTTGGAATTGGAGGCAGTGGCGAAAAAGAGGCAACCGGCGGTGGCGGGGGTAGTGACGCAaggtcgacgtttttctcttctgcttcgttttcaaacGTTACGACGGGTGGCGGCAAATCCGCaacgtcgaaagcgaaattCGTTTCCGTTTCCTCGTGGTCGTAAACAACGGGCGGCGGAAGGGTAGACACGTCGAAATCGGTCAATTCGTCGGCAACCGCAACGTCGCTCGACTCAAAATTgattggcggcggcggaggcacGACgatctcttcctcctcgccTGAATGAGAGCCGACGTTGGCAGGCGGCGAAACGCGATGATTCTCGACGATTGGTAGAGGCGGTGGCGGCAGTGTCGATACGTCAATCTCGGCGGCTTCGATTctgttcgacgacgagccgacgaTTAAAGAATTCAGTAGATCATCGTGAGGAGGCGGTAGAAAACTCGGAGGCTCCGCCTCGACATTAGACGGAGGAATAACTACAGTCGTCGTAGGACAGTTCTCTTGACTGGGACTAAGAAACGTCTCGACCGGTGGCGGCGAATTAATGCCGACAATGTGAAGAGACGATTCTTCCTTTACGTCTTCCTCCCAACTGGGACTCTGTTCAGCGGCGAGCATCGCCATGTCGACCGGCGGCGGAATAACGATATCGTCCCATCCGGTCCCCTTTCGGTCTTCTTCCTGTTCCGTATCATCTAAGCGAATGATGTCGCGATCCGCTGGAGCTTTCGATGGCGCGGCAGTCGCTGTGTGCGACTCGTCGGCGCCCCACAGAGCAATCGCTTTGTCGATGTCTTCTTCCACTGTCTGCTTCTCGACGATCGGAGGCGCCGCCGGCTCTCCAGTCGTCGGCGATTCGGAGATAGTCGACGCGGGAGGAGGAACCGCTTTTAAGACGGCCGACAAATCGAAACTTGCTTTCGGTTCCCGTTTCGGCGCGGCGTCCGAGCTTCGGCTTACGCGAGGCGGTCGCATTtgtcgtttcgacgccgcGTCGCTCAACGCTCGAAGACGCACGTCGGTGTCCTCCTCTCGACGTTGCCCtgtcggcgacggcaagaTTTTGGAAGTCGTCGACTCAGGCGAGGAAGCCGCCGGTGCCGCCGGTGCCACCAccgccgtcgtttccatCAATTTCGCGGTTGTCATTCGCGCTTTACGCGCAGCGAGCGCTTGCCGAagttctccgccggcaaacgacgtctcgtcttctgccgtcgatttttccttcgcttcgcCTTCCGATGACGCAGCGGCGGCCTTCGCTTCGACTCTCGCGCGCCGTTCCGAGGCAAGTTTCGCAATGGCCGCTATTGGATCCACCGTCTTTCGCGCCGCGGAAGCCGACAGAGATTTCGATCGAGGTCTCGCCGTTTTGGGACTGCCCATCTTCGATATGGCGGCAGCAAGTTGACTAGCCAAatcgctgccgccgccggtgcTCGACTCTGACTCTTCCTGAGCCGATTCAGCGTTTTCGTaaattgtcgacgaagaagctaTAGATAGGAAATTTAAACCACTCAGAAAACCCTATATATCGTTTTCGCTCACCGTATGTAGCGGTCGTCGTGGGATTTCGTTtgggaagcggcggcggtgcaCCCTTTAAAGCtacgagagaaaacgtttaCGAGCACAACCGTTAGGAATGAATTTCACGCACTGAACGACTGCGATCGCAatctcggcggcgtcgcaAGTCCGGGAAGAGGATCCTGCTGTCTCCCACGCGGCAAAcctgacgtcagaattttCGCAAGCAATTcaggcgacggcggcgtgtTCTTCCGAGCGAGCGACTTTCGTTCAattgccggcgacgacgacgctgacaACGATTTCTCCGACTTGGCTGCCGCCATCGCTaccggcgtcgtcgatttcgccgccgccgccgccggtgcgCGTAGCGTGCCGTCGGTCACGGTCAACTTCACTTCGTCGACAACGGATTTGATCAATTTCACCAAGTCGGCGTGAGTTGCTTTCACGACTTTCTTGCCGTTGATCTTTTTTtatcaaaataataaatgacGAGGGAACTAGACTACggagattttttttctaacttCTAGAATGTAGTCGCCGATTTTGAGTCCGGCCTTCTGAGCCAGCCCGTCCGGATCCACGGTTCCGACGTACTGTAACGACGGGGTTTTTAATGTTGGTTTGAAATTCAATGTTGGTGACGACGCTGAACGGGCGACTTCAATACGAATGATACAATAGATTACGCATCTTACACTTAGCTCCTCGGACAGAAAACCCCAATCCGATATTTCCCTTTACCAACGTTATGATTCGCGTTTCCAACTGATTCAAAACACTGGCAGTGGCACGATCTGGCTTAGGCGACGTAGATATCATCATATGACCTAAAATAAAGAAGACATCGAAAAgaaattataattattagaTTTCCTTTCTACCTGTTGACACCATTTCCACGACGGCATTGCTCGGAAACCAACCCTGTCTCAATCCGACCCGTCCCTCCCAGAAACCTTCTTTACCAACAAAAAGAACTAAAAAAGATAACGTGATGTAGTCAAGTTCTAAATCACAAATTTCCCCCCGCACTCACGTTCCACTTCGTCTCCGTCTTCGAAACTCAACTCGCTCTCGTCTTTCGCTACGTGATTTCTCACGGCAATAAATCGCCGTCCCGCGACGGCTGGATACAATCGCACGTGCCGACCGTCTCCGTCGCCCTTTTCGCTCTCTTTGAACGATAGCAACGTGTCGCCTTCTCTGGTCGAGGAACTGAACTTCACGTTACGCGGCaacgttttcgccgtcgccacggGCGACGATTCCCGACtttgattcgtcttcttcagtaTCGATctcggcgacgccgccgccgccgcgacggaaaacgacgacgtgcgacCGAGCGCTTCGTACGGATTGTTCCGCACGTGAATCCTCACCTCGTCCGttgcaatcgtcgtcgcgttgccgccgccgccgccgccgcccgacgaCGGCATCGTCTTCGCGCtgaacgacgatcggcgTTGAACGGGCGAATGAACGGGCGACGACGGACTCGGCTTTACGTGACCGTTCGGCGGCTgcaccgtcgtcgccgtcgccgccgtcctCGTTGTCATGCGGGGTGACGAATTCACGGGAGAACCTGATGAAGTTACGTAGCGAGTGTTTTTCGTATCGGAACCgccgcgttttttttttacctgAAGATGATTGAGCCAAAGCCGATGCGGCTAATAGACTTGATTCGCTTACAGCTGATCGAAGAATGCGCGGGCGGTCGCTGCCGCCGCGATGATCAGACGACGGTACCAGTGGCGTGTTTGacggtcgacgacgtctgTTGTACGTCGGTTTGTCTCTAAAACGAACTAGAAAAGAGACCGAGAATACAATGAAAAACTGTATGGCGTTGATTGTCTCCGTACCGACGTCGGCTTCGACGTGTTGTTCGATGAGACGAGCGATAGTGTAATTGGAGGAGATGACAGCAACCTTGATTGACAGGTTACAAGTAAGGAAAAACACGTGTGCGAGACGTTTGCCAATGCACCTGATATGCCGTCTGGTTGGAGTGGTTCAGAATCTCTTTATTCGCTCCGCGAAAGAGTAGAACCCGAACGCACGCTTCCTGGACGGCAAAAACAGTAAAAATCCCAGTTCATCACCAAAAGCTTTCCTAACACTTGACAAGGGAGAGTACTTTGTGTACACAGATACAATGCCTTCTCTAAGCCTATACTCTTTCTCGCTGCAAACTTTGTACCTTAGAGGACTGGTGTACTCTAACAAGTCGTACCTGCTTGTTGATTGCAGCAATGTGCAGTGCCGTGTTGCCAGTTGAGTTCTGCGCGTCCATGTAGACTCCATAGAACAGAAGATGTTCCAAGTGCTTCAGAAGCCCCTTCTTGCAAACCTAGAAAACAAACAGCACTTCTCCTCCCCCCTGCCTGCAATAAACTCCTCGTCCTTCTCTCACGTGATGAATCTCCTGCCAGCCTTGAGCATCTTGTATCattattattgattgttCCTTCAATAGAAGCTCGAAGCAATTTGGGTTGCTGCCAACGACGGCCGAACAATAGAGCGGCGTTAATCCTTTTTTGTCTCTGTAATTGAGTGAAGCCCCCAAGTCCAGCATCACCTTGTTCAGAACACAAAATAGCCACGGAGGAGGAGATACAGACAACGACTCACCTCAATCGCACCAACGTTTCCCTCAATAGCCGCCTTATGCATTGCCGTCTGTCCGTCCTTCGAACGGAAATCTAAATGAGCACCGCCTTCGATGAGCGTCAATAGAATCGTTTTCATCTGCTTCATGGGAGCCGTAGTAGCCAAAGCCAATGGAATGACTAAGTAGAACAAATTGCCTTTCTTTCTATAGTCTTGGTGTTTGTCGCACCTCccgtttcttcgtccatGTAATTCGGATCTAAGCCCTTTGCTAGGAGTTTTCGCGTTTTGTCCACGTTGCCCGTAGAAACGTGCTCcaagaatttcttctgatTCACCTTTTGAGATCGTTCGTCAGTTGGAATCGCCAgacttttaaaaaaatcaatgaacGCACTTTCGTATTTATCTTGTGGCGGTGTTTCACGTCCAGAAACAAGCCGCTGTAatctctccttttcttcctaaactaaaagaaagaaaaaaagatcgaTAGAtaaaggcgagaaaaaaacaaatcgcGCGTACTGCAGTACCTCCAACGAGACCGGTTCCCTAAGAGAGTACTCACACAAGAGTCGTTCCTCTTCGAGGAACTTTCCCGAACGTCCGTTAGCCGGTGGCAAAAAGAGCCCATAATTCATGGCGTCGCGGACGTCCtggagaagaaaagcgagaaTCCGGCGACAAATCTTTCTCACGTCGATCGCGCGCACGTACCTTCACGAGACGAGTGAGAACGATCTGTTTCGCCGTCCAAACGCTGCTATCCGACTCGAACTGGAGACATTTCTGCGCGAGAAAAAGCGCTGACATCGCGCGCGGGCGAGCGAGCGGGTCGCGACCTGGAGATTTTGTTCCGGTACGGAAATTCGAATGAGAATCGAAccgccgacggcgtcgttcgttgCGTCGATCGCTGCGGTCGAGGTCATGGGATTCTCTATATCGTAAAAGGGAATGGCTGAGCGAGCAGGACGAGGTGCGACATCACGCGAAAGACGAGCCGTTCCTTTGCATGCGCGCAGGCACATGTTTGTAGTGCGTGTTGGGGCGGGACCGTCGGCACAACGGGCGTTCCGGGTTCGGTAGAAAAGCGCGTGTAGTGCGTAAAGCGTTCGTCACTTAGCGTACCGTGTATTTTTGGCGGTGCGTATCGCGTGTTAGAACCGCAACAAAAAGTGGAAAGGGGCTTCGTCGAGTTTTCGGCGCTCGTTCGAGCTCACCTCGTTCCCGCTAGAACGCCGATCGGTTTGGCGTCGTTCGTgatccgacgtcgacgaggcacTCGCGCTCTGTTCGAACGTAGGGCAGAATCGCTGCGCGGAGGGACTGCTTGCCTGGGAACGCCCCTTCGATGTGGAGATTCCGGCTTTTTCGCAGTGCCCGGATTTCAAAATGAATTGTAGGGATGCGCCTTTGGTCCTATTTTCAACCAATCTCTATCAAATACATAATTTCTGCGACGTCCACCTGCCTTCAAAAAGCGAGCTCGTACAAGTCGCGCTCGTCGtccattcgacgtcgaatttcatCAAAATTAGCCACTTTGTCGCAAAGTCGACCCGGATTTTGCCGAACCGAGACAACGCCCACTTCGCACGGTTCCAAATGCAGATGAGAAAAGATCCTCGCCAATTCGTTGTCCTGATTCTCGACCAAGTCCTCGAAGCTGACAAACAGCTTGTCGACAGGACAGGCGTTCAACGCGCGCAAACTCGTCGAccagcgtcgacgttcggTCGTCGCaaactcgacgaaacgatcccAATCGACGTGCAGCGGTTTCGCTTTCCTTACTAGGGGATCGTCGGGAGCGCGAAACCACTCCTTCGTTCGAAAGGCGTTTTCCAATGAAACGAACGTTTCGAGGAGACTGCGTCGATACAGGACAATGACTTTAGGTCGATTCATTGCGTCGATGAGAGACGGTAGCGCAATTCCCGTTCTCTCCAATTGCTCGTTGAAAATTTTGAATCCCGAATAGGCGACGAAGGGCCAAGCGT from Oscarella lobularis chromosome 11, ooOscLobu1.1, whole genome shotgun sequence includes the following:
- the LOC136192792 gene encoding SH3 and multiple ankyrin repeat domains protein 3-like; the protein is MTSTAAIDATNDAVGGSILIRISVPEQNLQKCLQFESDSSVWTAKQIVLTRLVKDVRDAMNYGLFLPPANGRSGKFLEEERLLCEYSLREPVSLEFRKKRRDYSGLFLDVKHRHKINTKVNQKKFLEHVSTGNVDKTRKLLAKGLDPNYMDEETGVIPLALATTAPMKQMKTILLTLIEGGAHLDFRSKDGQTAMHKAAIEGNVGAIEVMLDLGASLNYRDKKGLTPLYCSAVVGSNPNCFELLLKEQSIIMIQDAQGWQEIHHVCKKGLLKHLEHLLFYGVYMDAQNSTGNTALHIAAINKQEACVRVLLFRGANKEILNHSNQTAYQVAVISSNYTIARLIEQHVEADVVRFRDKPTYNRRRRPSNTPLVPSSDHRGGSDRPRILRSAVSESSLLAASALAQSSSGSPVNSSPRMTTRTAATATTVQPPNGHVKPSPSSPVHSPVQRRSSFSAKTMPSSGGGGGGGNATTIATDEVRIHVRNNPYEALGRTSSFSVAAAAASPRSILKKTNQSRESSPVATAKTLPRNVKFSSSTREGDTLLSFKESEKGDGDGRHVRLYPAVAGRRFIAVRNHVAKDESELSFEDGDEVELLFVGKEGFWEGRVGLRQGWFPSNAVVEMVSTGHMMISTSPKPDRATASVLNQLETRIITLVKGNIGLGFSVRGAKSSSPTLNFKPTLKTPSLQYVGTVDPDGLAQKAGLKIGDYILEINGKKVVKATHADLVKLIKSVVDEVKLTVTDGTLRAPAAAAAKSTTPVAMAAAKSEKSLSASSSPAIERKSLARKNTPPSPELLAKILTSGLPRGRQQDPLPGLATPPRLRSQSFTLKGAPPPLPKRNPTTTATYASSSTIYENAESAQEESESSTGGGSDLASQLAAAISKMGSPKTARPRSKSLSASAARKTVDPIAAIAKLASERRARVEAKAAAASSEGEAKEKSTAEDETSFAGGELRQALAARKARMTTAKLMETTAVVAPAAPAASSPESTTSKILPSPTGQRREEDTDVRLRALSDAASKRQMRPPRVSRSSDAAPKREPKASFDLSAVLKAVPPPASTISESPTTGEPAAPPIVEKQTVEEDIDKAIALWGADESHTATAAPSKAPADRDIIRLDDTEQEEDRKGTGWDDIVIPPPVDMAMLAAEQSPSWEEDVKEESSLHIVGINSPPPVETFLSPSQENCPTTTVVIPPSNVEAEPPSFLPPPHDDLLNSLIVGSSSNRIEAAEIDVSTLPPPPLPIVENHRVSPPANVGSHSGEEEEIVVPPPPPINFESSDVAVADELTDFDVSTLPPPVVYDHEETETNFAFDVADLPPPVVTFENEAEEKNVDLASLPPPPPVASFSPLPPIPTEPPPPPIPTEAPPPLLEDELGPPPPVPSLPPPSLDDNENTETKRAATQLTAATETSGGKGFERKSFSEWTVGDVSDWLGSLGLEEYAKTFVENEIEGRHLVDMSKDDLKELGVARLGHRLTLGNAMAKLRNDSGRTSNN
- the LOC136192790 gene encoding epidermal growth factor receptor-like isoform X2 → MPRTRTRESSFSLAPIVVLFCLLAIPVRSVAPRTCRGTNYGTTIRLHGSTPDQRLARLRTRLDGCVVVDGNVELVGLAADAAASLNLSTIEVISGYLLVYRTDLTKVDLPSLKLVRGERLFVDRLSSQNASAALAVIDNPALVELNLGALVEVSTGAALFRNNSRLCYVDTIRWDDILEGNGTNFGLNSSGCSPCPSCNGSRCWSPGVCQRPLSKVVCPPSCSSRCAPNAMSVLDCCHEECAAGCVGPSSDRFCEECKNSKDSDGLTCRAGCQPSELDFVGTRLCIAPAECPAHLLQPNRPVPSCSPDCQEDTIINEVDMFNEKTGMCELCSSPCVPPTKCAGVEQVGPVLHKGNIASFAGCSIVEGSIHIDRVSFTGDALAGIEALTFDDLVTALADVTAINGYLAITDVDDPAFTDLSFLPKLRAIRGRFTPYVNSWSLYINDNAHLVSLQTASLERIDRGNVSIDGNNRLCFIDSINWTQILRDPESALVVRANQDNNTCHTQGNICDVECSGCWGAGPEQCQNCQNFAYDELSTGIRICVSECNLAPDGKTCRPCPNVCARLCKGPTSRDCVSDGPPGSECKNRIHLGECLLPCPVGLYGAADNKTCLPCNSSCEINPNPPTGLPIGCTGPKAVQGPGGCDRCQKIWDPEASEYQCVESGVTCPSGRFDGPVTAGLQQSVPACRHCQDGCLECSNLGLQFPLVCQKCAKFVEDGSCVPSCSVGTHYADGTMCSRCHPECNNCSLATRRCGCTGPADTDCNGCFNSRERILVTLSVRPTSARLITTQVPTTTTTRFPTTVPTVQCNETRNETACNRTTSTPTTTTTAALRTTTRPPMRPTRSRVEALTRCIPACPSEKPLLDFDTFCVAECSPGYYNPDEMTTCQRCDLQCDDSASCTGPSASDCDRCKTQTLIELDGNTTCVDECPVRFDVRLIDNRTCERYNGTEAPTNRTRTTPEPEKKAPTVGIAVGGGIGGVVLIALILILVYVVHSHLQAEPKLEALLLELAELPDEYRTGEAKLEIIDIKALEFGNKLGSGTFGEVFKGFWHPEGKTLKIPVGIKILDQTLELKEEKDILQEVVLLSAISSSDVLRILGLCMNEEDKSIMLVSHYCPFGSLVHFLKRQRRYLTSTAVLTYSWQIAKGMEFLSVKGIVHGNLACRNVLVQKPNQVRITDYGTSKLADNIGSRMLLPWMAPETIQKDDFTTESDVWSYGVTLWEIMTFGGVPYRDKSGEDILAVLQTGERLRQPKTVTVEVYGLMLRCWLFDRTARVDFSELVVDLENLKKDPSRYVIVSKADELDKDDRAEQMRRYADTLGADDDYELDFDPEAEKALYEDPDAEGFFHYEDPDKLKNGSTVPETNENENPYDNDGGVPQSGSAAVPDDDGIGYENPLQSPKKKAAADQPSNYENPHGANAKDGLFDEAAYESVPNSQGPSRVGSEQAPKYSVPPEIKEPDEAGYEDPSANGDMGEGGYQDPTEMHDDMDEGSGYQDPTEMQDMGEDYENPLGPVDDEGYQAVDRPEQ